In Caldilineales bacterium, a genomic segment contains:
- a CDS encoding type II toxin-antitoxin system prevent-host-death family antitoxin has protein sequence MTHQVLNSDDARTRWRDILDAAGSGQDVVIARYGKPMAAVVPIADYEALREELEDLRAARRAQAALEAWRQDSSRGRPYAELRQELVTEGLLEHE, from the coding sequence ATGACCCATCAAGTTCTAAACAGCGACGACGCCCGCACCAGGTGGCGGGATATCTTAGATGCAGCCGGTAGTGGGCAGGATGTGGTGATTGCGCGCTACGGCAAACCCATGGCTGCTGTCGTTCCAATTGCCGACTACGAAGCTTTGCGAGAAGAGTTGGAGGATTTGCGAGCAGCACGCCGCGCCCAGGCGGCGCTGGAAGCATGGCGCCAGGATTCCAGCCGGGGTCGGCCGTACGCCGAGTTACGTCAAGAGCTTGTTACCGAGGGACTGCTTGAGCATGAATGA
- a CDS encoding type II toxin-antitoxin system RelE/ParE family toxin — protein sequence MNEPSSRRYTVIVERQVEKALWRLPKDILTRVDRLLLSLVDEPRPAACKKLRGYENLYRLRVGDWRMIYAIEDDRLVVLVIEIAPRGGVYRDL from the coding sequence ATGAATGAGCCGTCATCCCGGCGCTATACAGTGATCGTCGAGCGTCAGGTCGAGAAGGCACTCTGGCGATTACCGAAGGACATCTTGACCCGCGTCGACCGCCTGCTCCTCAGCCTTGTCGATGAGCCGCGCCCTGCCGCCTGCAAGAAACTGCGCGGTTACGAGAACCTGTACCGGCTGCGGGTTGGCGATTGGCGGATGATCTACGCCATCGAAGATGACCGGCTCGTGGTGCTCGTAATCGAGATTGCGCCGCGCGGAGGAGTTTACAGAGATCTGTAG
- a CDS encoding trimethylamine methyltransferase family protein, with amino-acid sequence METVPSQRPRHRRRDPDQRAVARPPVAPPGLPGGQYRPLSEADVRRIHQASLAVLERTGVEVMPSECREIFRAAGARVVDEENRVYIPRSLVEDALAKAPPEVILCGRDPRHDIALGGTRVYLGTGGAAVKVLDLETGYVRESTLRDVAEIGRLVDALDNIHFYLRACVARDIPTELLDINTYYASLANTAKHVTGNCFSVKSVREVVEMAALIAGGREALRQRPIISVTNCWMVSPLRFAPETVEVLTEVVRQEIPVFLSSAPQSGATSPAALAGTLVQINAEELSGVVYTQLVKPGARIILGYVPSVSDLRTGNFVGGAPEFALMHAAVAQLGQFYRLPVYNSSGLTDSKIPDIQAGYEKGLTGLAAALAGANYIHHSAGFLESMLTVAYEQYVIDDDINGSIMRMVRGIEVTDETLSLDVIDHVCRGKDGEPAPGHYLGTAQSLELMHSEYYYPHTGDRQRRQDWEQEGGRDMWQRARAKARQILATHRAAPIPTEIDAAIRERFTILG; translated from the coding sequence ATGGAAACTGTCCCATCGCAACGCCCCCGCCATCGCCGCCGCGACCCTGACCAGCGCGCCGTCGCCCGCCCGCCCGTCGCTCCCCCCGGTCTGCCCGGCGGCCAGTACAGGCCTCTGAGCGAGGCGGATGTGCGCCGCATCCATCAGGCCTCGCTGGCGGTGCTGGAGCGCACGGGCGTCGAAGTCATGCCCTCGGAGTGCCGGGAGATTTTCCGGGCGGCGGGGGCCAGGGTGGTGGACGAGGAAAACCGGGTCTACATCCCCCGGAGCCTGGTGGAGGATGCCCTGGCGAAAGCGCCGCCTGAGGTGATTCTGTGCGGGCGCGACCCCAGGCATGATATCGCGCTGGGCGGGACGCGCGTCTACCTGGGCACGGGCGGGGCGGCGGTGAAGGTGCTCGACCTGGAGACGGGCTATGTGCGAGAGAGCACGCTGCGCGATGTGGCGGAAATCGGGCGGCTGGTGGATGCGCTCGACAATATCCATTTCTATCTGCGGGCCTGTGTGGCGCGCGACATCCCCACCGAACTGCTGGACATCAACACCTACTACGCCTCGCTGGCCAACACGGCCAAGCATGTCACCGGCAACTGCTTCAGTGTGAAGTCGGTGCGCGAGGTGGTGGAGATGGCGGCGCTGATCGCCGGCGGCCGTGAGGCTTTGCGCCAGCGCCCCATCATCTCGGTGACGAATTGTTGGATGGTCAGCCCGCTGCGTTTTGCGCCGGAGACGGTGGAGGTGCTGACCGAGGTCGTGCGGCAGGAAATCCCCGTCTTTTTGTCCTCGGCCCCGCAGTCGGGCGCGACCAGCCCGGCGGCGCTGGCGGGCACGCTGGTGCAGATCAACGCCGAGGAGTTATCGGGCGTGGTCTACACCCAGCTGGTCAAGCCTGGCGCCCGCATCATCCTGGGCTATGTGCCCTCGGTTTCGGATCTGCGCACGGGCAATTTCGTCGGCGGCGCGCCCGAATTCGCCTTGATGCATGCCGCTGTGGCGCAGCTGGGCCAGTTCTACCGCCTGCCGGTCTATAATTCCTCCGGCCTGACCGACTCGAAGATCCCGGACATCCAGGCCGGCTATGAGAAGGGGCTGACGGGGCTGGCCGCAGCCCTGGCGGGGGCCAACTATATCCACCACTCGGCCGGCTTTCTGGAATCGATGCTGACCGTCGCCTACGAGCAGTATGTGATCGACGATGACATCAACGGCTCGATCATGCGCATGGTGCGCGGGATCGAGGTCACGGACGAGACGCTGTCGCTGGATGTGATCGACCACGTTTGCCGGGGCAAGGACGGCGAACCGGCCCCCGGCCATTACCTGGGGACGGCCCAGAGCCTGGAATTGATGCACAGCGAGTATTACTATCCCCACACCGGCGACCGCCAGCGGCGGCAGGATTGGGAACAGGAGGGCGGGCGCGATATGTGGCAGCGGGCGCGGGCCAAAGCGCGGCAGATTCTGGCCACGCACCGGGCGGCGCCGATCCCGACGGAGATCGACGCGGCGATACGGGAGCGGTTTACGATCCTGGGGTGA
- a CDS encoding restriction endonuclease gives MTYLDAAYTILQTAGQPLHYEEITQRALAQGLIQPSGLTPAATMGSRLYTDTKQDDSQFVRAGHGRFGLAQWQPKGIDAHVEEINAATRGQLAQLIATLPPERFEALIRELLIQMGFDENTVKTTPYSGDGGIDVTGVYRAAGLTNVSAAVQVKRWKGNVGAPVVTQLRGSLEVHQQGIIITTSDFSKSAREEASAPNKTRIGLINGKELIDLLIKHRVGVVKRTLEVTALDDEYWGELAGAGAGATAPIQPEPPQPAIGETTRPKPRGFTLLGEHYTAKSWRDALLTACTALAAHHGPAFAEAAFTVKGRTRQYVAASPDGMITPAQISGTELWVEANQSAKSVVQVIEKLLAALGHEAGELAITF, from the coding sequence ATGACCTACCTCGACGCCGCCTACACCATCCTCCAAACCGCCGGCCAACCGCTGCACTACGAAGAGATCACACAACGGGCCCTGGCGCAGGGTCTCATCCAGCCCTCTGGCCTGACCCCTGCCGCCACTATGGGCTCCCGGCTGTATACCGACACCAAACAGGATGATTCGCAGTTCGTGCGCGCCGGACATGGCCGTTTTGGCCTGGCGCAGTGGCAGCCGAAGGGCATCGACGCCCATGTCGAGGAGATCAACGCCGCCACTCGCGGCCAGTTAGCGCAACTCATCGCCACGCTGCCGCCGGAGCGATTCGAGGCCCTGATCCGCGAACTGCTGATCCAGATGGGCTTCGATGAGAACACGGTCAAGACGACCCCCTACAGCGGCGATGGCGGTATCGATGTCACCGGCGTCTACCGCGCCGCCGGCCTGACCAATGTCAGCGCCGCGGTGCAGGTGAAACGCTGGAAGGGCAATGTAGGGGCGCCGGTCGTCACCCAGTTGCGCGGCTCGCTGGAGGTGCACCAGCAGGGCATCATCATCACCACCAGTGACTTCTCGAAGTCGGCGCGCGAGGAAGCCTCGGCGCCCAACAAGACGCGCATCGGCCTGATCAACGGCAAGGAACTCATCGATCTGCTGATCAAACACCGGGTGGGCGTGGTCAAGCGCACGCTGGAGGTGACGGCGCTGGATGACGAATACTGGGGGGAGTTGGCAGGCGCGGGCGCAGGGGCAACTGCACCCATCCAACCCGAACCGCCCCAGCCGGCCATTGGCGAAACCACCAGACCGAAGCCGCGGGGCTTCACCTTGTTGGGCGAGCACTACACAGCGAAAAGTTGGCGCGATGCCCTCCTGACTGCTTGCACCGCACTCGCCGCCCACCACGGCCCCGCCTTTGCCGAGGCCGCATTCACGGTCAAGGGGCGAACCAGGCAGTACGTCGCCGCCAGCCCGGACGGCATGATCACGCCAGCACAAATTTCGGGTACAGAACTATGGGTCGAGGCCAACCAGAGCGCGAAGTCAGTGGTGCAGGTGATCGAGAAGCTCCTGGCGGCCCTCGGTCATGAAGCCGGGGAGTTGGCAATCACTTTCTGA
- a CDS encoding type II toxin-antitoxin system PemK/MazF family toxin: MEFSPVKGSEQGGLRPALVVQNDIGNHTSPTTVIVAISRTIPLQPYPFIVIIEPEESGLPVRSAINCSQMATIQQVGPDSRLRPPRGEVMVRPIGQLSAAKMAMVERALKFNLGMR; encoded by the coding sequence ATGGAATTCAGCCCGGTGAAAGGCAGCGAGCAAGGCGGTTTGAGACCGGCGCTGGTTGTGCAGAATGATATCGGCAATCACACCAGCCCTACCACGGTCATCGTAGCCATCTCGCGCACGATTCCGCTTCAACCCTATCCGTTTATTGTGATCATCGAGCCGGAAGAGAGCGGACTCCCAGTGCGCAGTGCGATCAATTGTAGCCAGATGGCGACGATCCAGCAGGTCGGCCCTGACAGTCGCCTGCGTCCGCCACGTGGTGAGGTGATGGTTCGACCGATCGGGCAGTTGTCTGCCGCCAAAATGGCTATGGTTGAGAGGGCGCTGAAATTCAATCTGGGGATGCGTTGA